One segment of Nocardioides sp. QY071 DNA contains the following:
- a CDS encoding SPFH domain-containing protein — translation MGLIQAAIGAIGGTLADQWVDFYGVPDGVGSTVAVFPAVAKGQNAGRGSNTQGSEGVITNGSKIIVPEGYGLVLMEDGAFTGFAAEPGAYIWNSDDPASQSIFTGGGLVDSLIKQSWERFKFGGRPSAQQSAIFVTLKELPNNKFGTQSEIYWDDAFLNTQVGAITRGTYTLKITDPLTFIRNFVPADVIGGRKAFDFTDIDNPAGEQLFNEVVGSLAPAFSMYTNDPAKGNRIAKLQQDSIGFAQSLSAAVEQNYQWRTDRGLEIVKTAIISIEYDANTRELLKNVQRADALSGSRGNSNLQASVAAGIEAAGENAGPGGLIGMGMATGGMGLGGLQQPVPPAQAPAAPAATAPPAAPAAPAAPAAEDPMAVLKRAKEMLDAGLITQEDYDAAKAKALGL, via the coding sequence GTGGGACTCATCCAGGCTGCAATCGGTGCCATCGGCGGCACCCTCGCCGACCAGTGGGTCGACTTCTACGGAGTCCCCGACGGCGTGGGCTCGACGGTGGCGGTCTTCCCGGCGGTCGCCAAGGGTCAGAACGCCGGCCGGGGCAGCAACACCCAGGGCTCCGAGGGCGTCATCACCAACGGGTCGAAGATCATCGTGCCCGAGGGCTACGGCCTGGTCCTGATGGAGGACGGCGCCTTCACCGGCTTCGCCGCCGAGCCGGGCGCCTACATCTGGAACTCCGACGACCCGGCCTCGCAGTCGATCTTCACCGGCGGTGGCCTGGTCGACTCGCTGATCAAGCAGAGCTGGGAGCGCTTCAAGTTCGGCGGGCGTCCCTCCGCTCAGCAGTCCGCGATCTTCGTGACGCTCAAGGAGCTGCCCAACAACAAGTTCGGCACCCAGTCGGAGATCTACTGGGACGACGCGTTCCTCAACACCCAGGTCGGCGCGATCACCCGCGGCACCTACACGCTGAAGATCACCGACCCGCTGACCTTCATCCGCAACTTCGTGCCCGCCGACGTCATCGGCGGCCGCAAGGCGTTCGACTTCACCGACATCGACAACCCGGCCGGGGAGCAGCTGTTCAACGAGGTCGTCGGCTCGCTCGCGCCGGCGTTCTCGATGTACACCAACGACCCCGCCAAGGGGAACCGCATCGCCAAGCTCCAGCAGGACTCGATCGGCTTCGCCCAGTCGCTGTCCGCCGCGGTGGAGCAGAACTACCAGTGGCGCACCGACCGCGGCCTGGAGATCGTCAAGACCGCCATCATCTCGATCGAGTACGACGCCAACACCCGTGAGCTCCTCAAGAACGTCCAGCGTGCCGATGCGCTGTCCGGGTCGCGCGGCAACTCCAACCTCCAGGCCTCGGTCGCGGCCGGCATCGAGGCGGCCGGCGAGAACGCCGGTCCGGGTGGCCTGATCGGCATGGGCATGGCGACCGGCGGCATGGGTCTCGGCGGCCTGCAGCAGCCGGTGCCGCCCGCTCAGGCGCCCGCCGCCCCGGCGGCGACCGCCCCGCCCGCGGCTCCGGCCGCCCCCGCAGCCCCCGCCGCCGAGGACCCGATGGCGGTCCTCAAGCGCGCCAAGGAGATGCTCGACGCCGGGTTGATCACCCAGGAGGACTACGACGCTGCGAAGGCGAAGGCGCTCGGTCTGTGA
- the tsf gene encoding translation elongation factor Ts, whose product MAFTAADVKKLRELTSAGMMDCKKALDETDGDFDKAVELLRVKGAAKAAARGAERETSAGLVANAGGALIELKSETDFVAKNEEFIKAAQQIAEAIDAGKATDTESAKALPLGDSTVGQVVEGLAITIGEKIELGNVAYFDGPVAVYLHKRAADLPPAVGVIVEYDGDEAAARGAAMQVAALKAQYLTRDEVPADIVAAEKDVLTKKTIEEGKPEAAVAKIVEGRLGGFFKELVLLEQESVSESKKTVKAVLDAAGTTVKRFARFEVGA is encoded by the coding sequence ATGGCATTCACTGCTGCTGACGTCAAGAAGCTCCGCGAGCTGACCAGCGCCGGCATGATGGACTGCAAGAAGGCGCTCGACGAGACCGACGGCGACTTCGACAAGGCCGTCGAGCTGCTCCGTGTCAAGGGTGCCGCCAAGGCGGCCGCCCGCGGCGCCGAGCGCGAGACCTCGGCCGGCCTGGTGGCCAACGCCGGTGGCGCGCTCATCGAGCTGAAGTCGGAGACCGACTTCGTCGCGAAGAACGAGGAGTTCATCAAGGCCGCCCAGCAGATCGCCGAGGCGATCGACGCGGGCAAGGCCACCGACACCGAGTCGGCCAAGGCGCTGCCGCTGGGCGACAGCACCGTCGGCCAGGTCGTCGAGGGCCTCGCCATCACCATCGGCGAGAAGATCGAGCTCGGCAACGTCGCGTACTTCGACGGCCCCGTCGCGGTCTACCTGCACAAGCGTGCGGCCGACCTCCCGCCGGCCGTCGGCGTCATCGTCGAGTACGACGGCGACGAGGCTGCCGCCCGCGGCGCCGCCATGCAGGTGGCGGCCCTCAAGGCGCAGTACCTCACCCGCGACGAGGTCCCCGCGGACATCGTCGCCGCCGAGAAGGACGTCCTGACCAAGAAGACGATCGAGGAGGGCAAGCCCGAGGCTGCCGTCGCGAAGATCGTCGAGGGTCGCCTGGGCGGCTTCTTCAAGGAGCTCGTGCTCCTCGAGCAGGAGTCGGTCTCGGAGTCGAAGAAGACGGTCAAGGCCGTCCTCGACGCCGCCGGCACGACTGTCAAGCGGTTCGCCCGCTTCGAGGTCGGCGCCTGA
- the rpsB gene encoding 30S ribosomal protein S2: protein MAVVTMRQLLESGVHFGHQTRRWNPKMKRFILTDRNGIYIIDLQQSLAYIDRSYAFVKETVAKGGTIMFIGTKKQAQEAIAEQATRVGMPYVNQRWLGGMLTNFATMNQRINRLKELDDVDFDDVAGSNRTKKELLQMKREHAKLEKTLGGIREMSRVPSAVWIVDTNKEHLAVEEARKLRIPIIAILDSNCDPDDVDFPIPGNDDAIRAVGLLTRVIADAAADGLMSRSGAGSASSPAAEEPLAAWERELLEGDAAAPAAEATETAEAPAEEAPAAEAAPEAAAEETPAADAPAEA from the coding sequence ATGGCTGTCGTGACCATGCGCCAGCTCCTCGAGAGCGGCGTCCACTTCGGACACCAGACCCGTCGTTGGAACCCGAAGATGAAGCGATTCATCCTCACGGACCGCAACGGCATCTACATCATCGACCTGCAGCAGTCGCTGGCCTACATCGACCGCAGCTACGCCTTCGTCAAGGAGACCGTGGCCAAGGGCGGCACGATCATGTTCATCGGCACGAAGAAGCAGGCCCAGGAGGCGATCGCCGAGCAGGCGACCCGCGTCGGCATGCCCTACGTCAACCAGCGCTGGCTCGGTGGCATGCTCACCAACTTCGCGACGATGAACCAGCGGATCAACCGGCTCAAGGAGCTCGACGACGTCGACTTCGACGACGTGGCCGGCTCGAACCGGACCAAGAAGGAGCTCCTGCAGATGAAGCGGGAGCACGCCAAGCTCGAGAAGACCCTCGGCGGCATCCGCGAGATGTCCCGGGTCCCGTCGGCCGTGTGGATCGTCGACACCAACAAGGAGCACCTCGCCGTCGAGGAGGCGCGCAAGCTGCGCATCCCGATCATCGCGATCCTCGACTCCAACTGCGACCCCGACGACGTCGACTTCCCGATCCCGGGCAACGACGACGCCATCCGCGCCGTGGGCCTGCTGACCCGAGTCATCGCGGACGCCGCGGCCGACGGCCTCATGTCCCGCTCCGGTGCCGGCTCGGCCTCGAGCCCCGCCGCCGAGGAGCCCCTCGCCGCGTGGGAGCGCGAGCTCCTCGAGGGTGACGCCGCTGCTCCGGCCGCCGAGGCGACGGAGACCGCCGAGGCGCCCGCCGAGGAGGCCCCGGCCGCCGAGGCTGCTCCCGAGGCTGCTGCCGAGGAGACCCCCGCGGCCGACGCTCCGGCCGAGGCCTGA
- a CDS encoding peptidoglycan DD-metalloendopeptidase family protein has product MTRPHPLPALLAVFAGLLTGLLAGLLVQAAPARAEPGGTQDPVGVWPLLPVPEVVRHFDPPDSPYGAGHRGVDLAGHAGQPVRTALPGTVVFAGPIAGRGVVVVGHGATRTTYEPVAATATVGTTLAAGQVIGTLQLPGSHCFPRACLHWGWVAGDTYLDPLRLVGAGPVRLLPLWRDQPVARAIERRGVATIATDVGATR; this is encoded by the coding sequence ATGACCCGCCCGCACCCCCTCCCCGCCCTGCTGGCCGTGTTCGCCGGACTGCTCACCGGACTCCTCGCCGGGCTGCTGGTCCAGGCGGCCCCCGCGCGGGCCGAACCCGGCGGCACCCAGGATCCGGTCGGAGTCTGGCCGCTCCTCCCGGTGCCCGAGGTCGTGCGCCACTTCGACCCGCCCGACTCCCCCTACGGCGCCGGCCACCGCGGCGTCGACCTCGCCGGGCACGCCGGCCAGCCGGTCCGCACCGCCCTGCCGGGGACCGTGGTGTTCGCCGGCCCGATCGCCGGTCGCGGCGTGGTCGTCGTCGGGCACGGCGCCACCCGCACGACCTACGAACCCGTCGCCGCCACGGCCACGGTCGGCACGACGCTCGCCGCCGGCCAGGTGATCGGCACACTCCAGCTGCCGGGATCGCACTGCTTCCCCCGAGCCTGCCTGCACTGGGGCTGGGTCGCCGGCGACACCTACCTCGACCCGCTGCGCCTCGTCGGCGCCGGCCCGGTCCGGCTGCTGCCGCTGTGGCGGGACCAACCCGTCGCTCGGGCGATCGAGCGACGTGGAGTTGCTACGATTGCTACGGACGTCGGGGCAACCCGATGA